A DNA window from Paenibacillus sp. HWE-109 contains the following coding sequences:
- a CDS encoding alpha-amylase family glycosyl hydrolase, protein MYNDFPKKGEQGVRFLYFSEDPTVSCVSVAGTFNCWNHDRNYMTKTGENEWELELSLPKGRHLYKIVVNDEQWILDPRNSNISEDEQNNSSITVTEDGEVLIRTTDISEDNPGYLYENLRAIESPDWIKKAVIYELHIRAFTENGFRGLTDKLTYFKKLGINVLWIMPFQEVGVEQRIGRYGDPYAVKDYYSLDRSYGTMEELKTFIREAHKQEIRVIMDWVMNRGSVDHVWTKDHPTYFTQNENKEVYYEVPNRSYFAGLNFSNREMRKAVIQAMSYWISECDFDGFRLDDSDITPFDFLSEIRTELNKVKDDLVIISQSYDEYHHLESCDLTYDGNPRLLLNEMKEGRLTQRGFAQIYQSYTYSFPQGALRMSWLEEKELSRVGSYLRQMAMPAATILLTLKGIPMLMMGQEFNESTYQTWISLFEEYKLDWEHFDESMYEHYQFLIALRTNCEAFWQGDLRFIPNPEEKVLSYMRSSRDERYLVLVNLSEEDVGVAYLGESSSRIDLSLNKEVIYRTGKAQAAALNHKESLFIQAFETLIYKLV, encoded by the coding sequence ATGTACAATGATTTCCCCAAAAAAGGTGAACAAGGCGTGAGATTTCTTTATTTCTCTGAAGATCCTACAGTTTCATGTGTCTCTGTAGCAGGGACTTTCAATTGCTGGAATCATGATAGAAATTATATGACGAAGACGGGGGAGAACGAGTGGGAGCTCGAATTGAGTCTTCCGAAAGGTCGGCATCTGTACAAAATTGTCGTGAACGACGAGCAGTGGATACTTGATCCGCGAAACAGCAATATTTCGGAGGATGAACAAAATAACTCGTCTATCACGGTGACGGAAGATGGCGAAGTGCTGATCAGAACTACGGATATATCAGAAGACAATCCGGGTTACCTCTATGAGAACCTTCGGGCTATCGAGAGTCCAGATTGGATCAAAAAAGCAGTCATCTACGAGCTGCACATAAGAGCTTTTACCGAGAATGGCTTTCGTGGTCTTACGGATAAATTAACGTATTTCAAGAAGCTCGGCATTAATGTGCTGTGGATCATGCCTTTTCAAGAAGTAGGAGTAGAACAGCGGATAGGGCGGTATGGCGACCCCTACGCAGTGAAAGATTATTATTCGTTGGATCGTAGCTATGGCACGATGGAAGAACTCAAGACGTTCATTCGTGAAGCGCATAAGCAGGAGATCAGAGTTATTATGGATTGGGTCATGAATAGAGGCAGTGTTGACCATGTATGGACGAAGGACCATCCAACCTATTTTACGCAAAATGAAAATAAGGAAGTGTACTACGAAGTCCCGAATCGCTCCTACTTTGCTGGGCTGAATTTTTCAAATAGAGAGATGAGAAAGGCTGTTATTCAGGCTATGTCCTATTGGATTTCTGAATGCGATTTTGACGGGTTCCGGTTGGATGATTCAGATATAACGCCGTTTGATTTTCTTTCCGAAATTAGAACGGAGCTGAACAAGGTCAAAGACGACCTCGTTATCATCTCTCAGTCCTATGATGAGTACCATCATTTGGAATCCTGTGATCTCACTTATGACGGCAATCCAAGACTATTGCTGAATGAGATGAAAGAGGGCCGACTGACGCAGAGGGGCTTTGCTCAAATTTATCAATCCTATACATACAGCTTCCCCCAAGGAGCTTTAAGGATGAGTTGGCTGGAGGAGAAGGAGCTGTCTCGGGTAGGCAGTTACTTGCGCCAGATGGCTATGCCGGCAGCGACAATATTACTGACGCTTAAGGGGATCCCCATGCTTATGATGGGGCAGGAATTCAATGAATCGACGTACCAAACGTGGATCTCATTGTTCGAAGAGTACAAACTGGATTGGGAACATTTTGATGAAAGCATGTATGAGCATTATCAATTTTTGATTGCGTTAAGAACGAATTGTGAAGCCTTCTGGCAAGGAGATCTACGGTTTATTCCTAATCCAGAAGAGAAGGTTTTATCGTATATGAGAAGCAGCCGAGATGAGCGATATTTGGTTCTGGTTAATTTATCGGAAGAGGACGTAGGGGTTGCTTATCTTGGTGAAAGCAGCAGCCGAATTGATCTGAGTCTGAATAAAGAAGTGATCTACCGAACAGGAAAAGCGCAGGCAGCTGCTCTGAATCATAAAGAAAGCCTGTTTATACAGGCCTTTGAAACGTTGATTTATAAGCTGGTCTAG
- a CDS encoding CPBP family intramembrane glutamic endopeptidase, whose amino-acid sequence MNNQAWRNIVMFSLIAVSCGWIGRAIDLQTGRDATGSLGQLLWILSPLLSMMIMRTWMGDGWKDCGFRLHLKGNLLLYGLSILFFPLLAAIVVGIGVCAGWTNVSLSPTLFAAAFGAALVPSFIKNLCEELAWRGFLAPKLFALGYNRFLVHILVGVIWGAWHFPYLFLFTDDMTLMFLLRLMIGVIAMAVLYGEIRLITTSVWPAVLMHTMGNACIDTLILQKFIAVPETFKYLAMPSPEGLLAMALTGLAGLWVSRRNVRRPA is encoded by the coding sequence ATGAACAATCAAGCCTGGCGAAATATCGTTATGTTCTCGCTCATTGCAGTCTCCTGCGGTTGGATCGGGCGGGCCATAGACCTCCAAACAGGCAGAGATGCGACAGGCAGTCTCGGGCAGCTGCTCTGGATTTTATCACCACTTCTGTCCATGATGATCATGCGCACCTGGATGGGAGATGGATGGAAGGACTGTGGATTTAGGCTGCATCTCAAGGGAAATCTGCTGCTCTATGGTCTAAGCATCCTGTTTTTTCCTCTACTGGCGGCTATTGTGGTTGGCATCGGCGTTTGCGCGGGGTGGACGAATGTTTCTCTATCTCCTACTTTATTTGCAGCAGCTTTCGGGGCTGCACTCGTTCCGAGCTTCATCAAGAATTTATGCGAAGAGTTGGCGTGGCGTGGTTTTTTAGCACCTAAATTGTTTGCGCTGGGGTATAATCGCTTTCTCGTACACATCCTCGTCGGTGTGATTTGGGGGGCTTGGCATTTCCCTTATTTATTTCTGTTCACCGATGATATGACCTTGATGTTCCTCCTTCGCCTAATGATCGGGGTCATCGCAATGGCTGTTCTGTATGGTGAAATACGACTCATTACCACAAGTGTTTGGCCTGCTGTCCTGATGCATACAATGGGAAATGCCTGCATCGATACACTTATTTTGCAGAAATTCATCGCTGTTCCTGAGACCTTTAAATATCTCGCCATGCCCAGTCCGGAGGGACTTCTGGCCATGGCTTTAACGGGACTTGCGGGACTTTGGGTTAGCCGGAG